The Cloacibacillus sp. genomic interval CACCAGAAGGCGGCCCTTTTTATGCCCCCGCTTGAAGAAAGCCCGTTTGAACAGCTCTCCGGCAAGGAACTTTCCTACAACAATCTGCTCGACCTCGACACGCTGCTGCGCGGCTGCTCCGTTTTCCAGGACGCCTGCGCCTGCACGATAGTAAAACATACGACGCCCTGCGGCACGGCAATGGGAGCTTCGCCCATCGAAGCCTTCAAAAAGGCGCTCGCCTGCGACCCTGTCTCCGCGTTCGGCGGCATCATCGGTATGACGCGCAAGGTGGACCTCGAAACTGCAAAAACGATAACGGAGACCTTCTTTGAGATCCTGGCCGCGCCTGAATTTGAAGAGGGCGTAGTCGATTACCTGAAAGAAAAGAAGCCTAACCTCCGCGTGCTGAAGCTAAAGGCCGGATACGCGCCGAAACTCCAGCTCATCGGCAACCGCTGCGGCTATCTCGCGCAGGAGGACAAACTTCCCGCGCTGCCGACGCAGCAGGACGGCAAATGGCACGGCACACCGCGCCCCGAGCTCTGGGACGACATCATCTTCGCATGGAAGACGGCCGCCATCACAAAGAGCAACGCAATAGTGCTGGTCAAAGACGGAGCCGCGGTTGGCATTGGCGGCGGCTTCACAAACCGCGTAGACGCCGCGGAATACGCGATGAAGCAGGCGGGAGATAAGGCCCGCGGTTCGGTGCTCGCCTCCGACGCCTTCTTCCCCTTCGCGGACTCGGTAGAGCTTGCGGCAAAGGCCGGAGTCACAGCCGTCATAGAACCGGGCGGCTCCATCCGCGACGACGAGGTGATACAGAAGGCCGAAGAACTTGGCCTGAGCCTCTTTATCGGCGGCACGCGCACCTTCCGCCACTAGGAGACTATAATGAAAGTAATGGTACTTGGGGGCGGCGGCCGCGAGCACGCGGTCGTCCACGCCCTTTCAAAGTCAAAGATAACCTCCGAACTGCACTGCTGCCCCGGCAACCCCGGCATAGCGAAGCTTGCGCAGTGCCATGAGGGCGACATCTGCCGCCCAGAAGCGATGACTGCGCTTTGCGCGTCGCTTGGCATAGAGCTTGTCTTTGTCGGCCCGGAAGCGCCGCTTGTGGCCGGCACGGCCGACGCCCTGCGCGAGGCGGGCATTCCCGTCATGGGCCCCGGCGCGTCGGGCGCGAGGCTTGAAGGCAGCAAAGCCTTCTCAAAGAGCTTCATGAGAAAACACGGCATCCCGACGTCGGACTTCGACCTCTGCACAAACATCGCGGAGTGCGAGACGGCGCTGAAAAAACGCAGCGCTCCGTTCGTGGTGAAGGCTGACGGCCTCGCCGCGGGAAAGGGCGCCTTCCTGCCCGAAAGCTATGAAGAGGCCGTCGCCGTCTGCCGAATGATGCTTGATGAGCAGAAGCTCGGAACTGCCGGCAACCTCATAGTGGTGGAAGACTACGTTCCCGGCATGGAAATGACGGTGCTTGCCTTAACAGACGGCAAAACGGTTAGGATACTGCCGTCAAGCCAGGACCACAAGCGCGCGAACGA includes:
- the purD gene encoding phosphoribosylamine--glycine ligase: MKVMVLGGGGREHAVVHALSKSKITSELHCCPGNPGIAKLAQCHEGDICRPEAMTALCASLGIELVFVGPEAPLVAGTADALREAGIPVMGPGASGARLEGSKAFSKSFMRKHGIPTSDFDLCTNIAECETALKKRSAPFVVKADGLAAGKGAFLPESYEEAVAVCRMMLDEQKLGTAGNLIVVEDYVPGMEMTVLALTDGKTVRILPSSQDHKRANDGDKGNNTGGMGAYSPVPWVDDAFMKKVTDEVLTPTVNGLNSDGIPFRGVIYAGIMIEPSGALSVLEYNVRLGDPETQVVLPAFGGDFGEAVLACASGELEKAEWPGAARVALGVVMASGGYPDTFEKGYVITGADEADEKDENTFVYHAGTKLNEKGELVTNGGRVLTVVGIADDLAAAKKLAYARAERIKFKDEHHRNDIGDKSLKMEA